One window of the Lodderomyces elongisporus chromosome 6, complete sequence genome contains the following:
- the GIS2 gene encoding gig suppressor, which translates to MAAVFPRTCYKCGEVGHVADDCTQEERLCYNCHKPGHESGDCPDPKQTNSKQCYSCGDVGHIQTECPNQAQGTKCYNCGQFGHISKNCTQESNGQTHAAPAFRKSYGRGPASGTTCYKCGGPNHFARDCQAGNVKCYACGKAGHISKDCNSQGGAPNAGSKTCYNCGKPGHISKECTA; encoded by the coding sequence ATGGCTGCTGTTTTCCCAAGAACTTGTTACAAATGTGGAGAAGTCGGACACGTTGCTGACGACTGTACCCAAGAGGAGAGATTGTGCTACAACTGCCACAAACCAGGTCACGAATCTGGTGACTGTCCAGACCCAAAACAAACCAACTCCAAGCAATGTTACTCATGTGGTGATGTTGGTCACATTCAAACTGAATGTCCTAACCAAGCTCAAGGTACCAAGTGTTACAACTGTGGTCAATTTGGTCACATTTCAAAGAACTGTACCCAAGAGTCAAACGGTCAAACACACGCTGCTCCAGCTTTCAGAAAATCTTACGGTAGAGGACCAGCTTCAGGAACCACTTGTTACAAATGTGGTGGACCAAACCATTTCGCTAGAGACTGTCAAGCCGGTAACGTGAAATGTTACGCTTGCGGAAAAGCAGGTCACATTTCAAAGGACTGTAACTCTCAAGGTGGTGCACCAAACGCTGGTTCCAAGACTTGTTACAACTGTGGTAAGCCAGGTCACATTTCAAAGGAATGTACCGCttaa
- a CDS encoding uncharacterized protein (BUSCO:EOG09260J97), translating to MPPKKGSPIVVNKEDANFREALKLYDSKQYKKALKLVDTNLKKNASHAESLALKGCVLYHTGSKEDAATYIDKAVSKDANNYLVNHLVGIYYRGLENYVEAAKWYQAANDNGSPNKPILRDLSFMQVQNRDYKGLKESRSQYLEHAPGYRANWTGLAVAQHLNKDYSAALATLTKIENIIKDHLTPNDMYEHSECVLYKNQIIAEAGNFTKALEVLEADKDSISDKLAYMEYKAKYLLLLNRKNEASKVYRELLKRNPDNIQYYTLLETALGSVGMEPEKRLKLYEKLNSFYPRSDPPKFIPLTFLPSESPLFEQKSRDYIIPQLTRGVPATFVNVKPLYQNRKKLEVIERIVIDFLNNEASKSPNPTITVWTYFYLAQHYLYKDELDQAQHYIDLAIEHSPTLVELYIVKARIAKHKKEFQLASEIMDEGRKLDLQDRFINSKTTKYMLRANRVNDAINCISLFTKLDEGAVNGCKDLHLMQVSWVLVESAEAYLRIYHNLKKELEARETSEEQLDKESEEYEEAFENVEIYKALAIKRFNSVLNLFKIFYNDQYDFHSYCLRRGTPRDYNDMIKWEDNIRSTPIHMRALRGLSSLYFEIHKDQEEQKQKEKQQQSNEQQNGGEDHSNAFKIKKNGTKKQKKAKAQLNKKRADFIESVESEKDDEDPLGLKHLHNLESSDVIEPLFELCKPLLDQAPRLVFTWEVFYKIYSIQGKYVLALQAIKSLEKLVNKSGDKKMKTVGTKVVDLSRISKQDTEANPAIVKVVEKGLITAFPDFEKLSEQEFLELYNQ from the coding sequence ATGCCACCGAAGAAGGGGTCACCTATTGTGGTGAATAAAGAGGATGCAAATTTTCGTGAAGCATTGAAACTCTATGACCTGAAACAGTACAAAAAGGCACTCAAACTAGTCGAtaccaatttgaaaaaaaatgccaGTCACGCCGAGTCTTTGGCATTGAAAGGATGTGTATTGTACCACACTGGTAGCAAAGAAGATGCTGCCACATATATCGATAAAGCTGTTAGCAAGGATGCCAACAATTACCTTGTGAACCATCTAGTTGGTATCTACTACCGTGGATTGGAGAATTACGTCGAGGCTGCCAAATGGTACCAAGCGGCAAATGATAACGGATCTCCCAACAAACCTATATTGCGCGACTTGTCCTTTATGCAAGTGCAAAACAGGGACTATAAAGGTTTAAAAGAGAGCAGACTGCAATATTTGGAACATGCTCCTGGATATAGGGCGAACTGGACAGGATTAGCAGTTGCCCAGCATTTGAACAAGGACTATTCTGCTGCATTGGCTACTTTGACCAAAATCGAAAATATCATTAAAGACCACTTGACTCCAAATGATATGTATGAGCATAGTGAGTGCGTGTTGTACAAGAATCAAATTATTGCTGAGGCAGGAAACTTCACCAAGGCTTTAGAGGTGCTCGAGGCAGATAAGGATAGCATCAGTGACAAGTTGGCGTATATGGAATACAAGGCCAAgtatttgcttttgcttaaTAGAAAAAATGAGGCTTCAAAAGTTTACCGAGaattattgaaaagaaaccCAGACAATATACAATATTATACCTTGTTAGAGACAGCTTTGGGGTCTGTTGGCATGGAACCTGAAAAGAGGTTGAAACTTTATGAGAAACTCAATTCCTTTTATCCACGTTCCGACCCACCAAAATTTATTCCGTTAACTTTCCTCCCATCTGAATCACCATTGTTTGAGCAAAAGAGTAGAGACTATATCATTCCCCAGTTAACTCGAGGTGTTCCTGCAACTTTTGTCAATGTCAAACCATTGTaccaaaatagaaagaagtTGGAAGTTATTGAACGAATAGTTATTGATTTCTTGAATAATGAAGCTTCCAAATCACCAAACCCAACTATAACTGTCTGGACTTACTTTTACCTTGCTCAACATTACTTGTACAAAGATGAGTTGGACCAAGCTCAACACTATATAGATTTGGCCATTGAACACTCACCAACTTTGGTTGAACTATACATTGTTAAAGCCAGAATTGCTaaacacaaaaaagaattccAATTGGCTTCTGAAATCATGGACGAGGGCAGAAAATTGGACTTACAAGATAGGTTCATCAACTCCAAAACTACAAAGTATATGTTGAGGGCAAACAGAGTCAATGATGCAATCAATTGCATCTCATTATTCACTAAACTTGACGAAGGAGCAGTCAATGGATGCAAAGACTTGCATCTTATGCAAGTGAGCTGGGTCTTGGTCGAAAGTGCAGAAGCGTACTTGAGAATATACCACAACctaaagaaagaattggAAGCTCGTGAGACTCTGGAGGAACAACTTGACAAAGAAAGCGAAGAATACGAAGAAGCATTCGAAAATGTTGAGATTTACAAGGCATTGGCAATCAAGCGGTTCAACTCTGTTCTCAACTTGTTCAAGATCTTTTACAACGATCAATATGACTTCCATTCATACTGTTTGAGACGCGGTACCCCAAGGGATTACAACGATATGATTAAATGGGAGGATAATATTAGATCGACCCCAATCCACATGAGAGCATTGAGAGGTTTGTCATCGTTGTACTTTGAAATACACAAAGatcaagaagaacaaaaacaaaaagaaaagcaacagcaactgAACGAGCAACAAAATGGTGGTGAGGATCATTCAAATgctttcaaaatcaaaaaaaatggaactaaaaagcaaaagaaggcAAAAGCacaattaaataaaaagagagcCGACTTTATCGAGAGCgttgaaagtgaaaaagaCGATGAAGACCCCTTAGGACTCAAGCATCTTCACAATTTGGAAAGCTCCGATGTTATTGAGCCACTTTTTGAATTGTGCAAGCCATTGCTCGACCAGGCACCAAGACTTGTATTCACTTGGGAAGTGTTTTACAAAATTTATTCAATTCAGGGTAAATACGTTTTGGCATTACAAGCCATTAAGAGTTTGGAGAAACTAGTCAACAAGAGCGGAGacaagaagatgaaaactGTTGGAACcaaagttgttgatttaTCTCGGATCTCGAAGCAAGATACCGAGGCCAATCCCGCCATTGTtaaagttgttgaaaagGGTTTAATTACTGCTTTCCCAGATTTTGAGAAGCTTTCTGAACAAGAATTTTTAGAGCTTTACAATCAATAG
- the sap61 gene encoding Pre-mRNA-splicing factor sap61, producing MSGIIEVQRALLEESNALEEGISRRFQRNPKLLPKNLIPKHGDLLIDSNQSQKRKTKKRNNRNYSKRLVLLQQQELRLFSDRYKDILKSTSRINSGGKQNLGQVELGLLTEKDSFDKFDALLAKVHKPQAVDEEYGQDNIMASNPREAYSSFYTNDPSDIQIKERGKSAMRRREVKYVKKKCILSKAASHLQLAQNTLALDLKPFHTTFNQLTQKNISYVEYLYTFATTASSTDYDSVQFLAYLESLSGYLWRIYCNLNPLESHDNLLKSLQEEFSKRISGINEEANDDDKADSLYCEACAKKFSNKAVYDGHLSGKKHKKNAAGAGAGAGEGIGAKGEREGNISNESSSTAANVAQAKTSTNTKVFRGKPWYSFLLLKLFNMLKSEIAIVEKTIVLSERERLIELKRTEDLENELTAVEDSDFSGSDNDGNGDDDNDNSGSDSDSDSELFKNLPMGPDGTPIPLWLYKMQGLHKVHVCEICGNATYQGKKAFTRHFNGTKHLYGLQCLGIDEEHSMYFKNVTSIDEARNLWSNLKKESRTKSSEVQNAIEVEDKNGNVLNEHDYIELKRQGLI from the coding sequence ATGAGCGGAATAATTGAAGTACAGAGGGCTTTACTTGAAGAGTCAAATGCATTAGAGGAGGGAATAAGTAGGCGGTTTCAGAGGAATCCTAAACTCTTGCCCAAAAATCTCATACCAAAACATGGGGATTTACTCATCGATAGTAATCAAAGCCAGAAGAggaagacaaagaagagaaacaaCAGAAATTACTCCAAACGGCTTGTTTTGCTTCAGCAACAAGAATTGAGACTTTTTCTGGACAGGTACAAAGACATCTTGAAAAGCACCAGCCGTATTAACAGTGGTGGTAAACAGAATTTGGGACAAGTTGAATTAGGGCTTTTAACAGAAAAGGACTCgtttgacaagtttgatGCATTATTGGCCAAAGTCCATAAACCACAAGCAGTAGATGAAGAATATGGTCAAGACAATATTATGGCCCTGAATCCACGCGAGGCATACTCAAGTTTCTACACAAATGACCCATCAGATATACAAATCAAGGAAAGAGGCAAACTGGCTATGAGAAGAAGAGAGGTAAAGTACGTCAAGAAAAAATGCATTCTTAGCAAAGCAGCATCCCACTTGCAGTTGGCACAGAACACTTTGGCGTTAGACCTTAAACCTTTTCATACGACCTTTAACCAGCTAACGCAAAAGAATATATCATATGTCGAGTATTTGTATACTTTTGCTACAACAGCATCATCAACAGACTATGATTCTGTTCAGTTTTTGGCATACTTGGAGTCGCTTTCAGGATACTTGTGGCGCATTTATTGCAACTTGAACCCACTCGAGAGTCATGACAATTTATTGAAATCGTTACAGGAGGAGTTCAGCAAGCGTATAAGTGGAATAAATGAAGAAgcaaatgatgatgataaagcCGATAGCTTATATTGCGAGGCATGTGcaaaaaagttttcaaaCAAGGCAGTTTATGATGGACATCTACtgggaaaaaaacacaaaaagaATGCAGCAGGAGCAGGTGCAGGTGCAGGAGAAGGAATAGGAgcaaaaggagaaagagagggTAACATTTCTAATGAATCTTCCTCTACTGCTGCTAATGTTGCTCAAGCAAAGACAAGTACCAACACTAAAGTTTTCCGAGGAAAACCATGGTActcatttttattattgaaATTGTTCAACATGCTCAAGTCCGAGAttgcaattgttgaaaagaCAATTGTGCTTTCAGAACGTGAAAGGTTAATCGAACTAAAAAGAACTGAAGatcttgaaaatgaattaaCAGCTGTCGAGGATTCTGACTTTTCAGGGTCTGATAACGATGGCAATGGTGATGACGATAACGATAATTCTGGGTCCGACTCGGACCTGGATCTGGAACTATTCAAAAATCTTCCTATGGGTCCAGACGGCACACCAATCCCGTTATGGCTTTACAAAATGCAAGGGTTACATAAGGTTCACGTTTGCGAAATCTGCGGCAACGCAACATACCAAGGAAAAAAGGCATTTACTAGACACTTTAACGGCACAAAACATTTGTACGGGCTCCAATGTTTGGGTATCGATGAAGAGCATAGCATGTATTTCAAGAATGTTACTTCGATAGATGAAGCTCGAAACTTGTGGTCCAatttaaagaaagagagcAGAACAAAGCTGAGTGAGGTGCAAAATGCCATAGAGGTTGAAGataaaaatggaaatgtaCTTAACGAGCACGACTATATAGAGTTGAAACGTCAAGGTTTAATATGA